The following coding sequences are from one Lolium rigidum isolate FL_2022 chromosome 6, APGP_CSIRO_Lrig_0.1, whole genome shotgun sequence window:
- the LOC124667420 gene encoding sialyltransferase-like protein 1, whose protein sequence is MKRPLRGPFAALLFLVLCGALSFPSALRRALAPPPVLAPPHRLDPARLNATLLRLAAVDGSEPSLRRDVDDLLEGRLPVSSRARARAWRRDRLHPLHLRHHHQFPVHRRGGDHHDPLLHPLPREGLLLDPALRRGLRAWHRLRRYDPSVLLSLPSTLSLPARIPSCAVVGNSGILLRHPRGPLIDSHHAVFRLNNARVAGYAAHAGAKTNLSFINSNILHLCARRPGCFCHPYGDAVPILLYICQASHFLDVAACNASSSATHAAPISVTDPRLDVLCARIVKYYSLRRFVAETGRAAEDWNAAHDAALFHYSSGMQAIMVAVGVCDRVSVFGFGKAADAKHHYHSNQKNELDLHDYEAEYAFYRDLADRPQVVPFLKDTGFTVPPVVFYH, encoded by the coding sequence atgaagcgGCCGCTGCGGGGACCCTTCGCGGcgctcctcttcctcgtcctctGCGGGGCGCTCTCCTTCCCCTCCGCGCTCCGCCGGGCGCTCGCCCCGCCCCCCGTGCTCGCCCCGCCGCACCGCCTCGATCCGGCGCGCCTCAACGCCACGctcctccgcctcgccgccgtcgacggcTCCGAGCCCTCCCTGCGCCGCGACGTCGACGACCTCCTCGAGGGCCGCCTCCCGGTCTcctcccgcgcccgcgcccgcgcctggCGCCGTGACAGGCTCCACCcgctccacctccgccaccaccaccagttcCCCGTCCACCGCCGCGGCGGCGACCACCACGACCCCCTCCTCCACCCGCTCCCGCGCGAGGGGCTCCTCCTCGACCCCGCCCTCCGCCGCGGCCTCCGCGCCTGGCACCGCCTCCGCCGCTACGACCCAtccgtcctcctctccctcccatcAACCCTCTCCCTCCCCGCCCGCATCCCCTCCTGCGCCGTCGTCGGCAACAGCGgcatcctcctccgccacccccgGGGACCCCTCATCGACTCCCACCACGCCGTCTTCCGCCTCAACAACGCGCGCGTCGCCGGCTACGCCGCGCACGCGGGGGCGAAAACCAACCTCTCCTTCATCAACAGCAACATCCTCCACCTCTGCGCGCGCCGCCCCGGCTGCTTCTGCCACCCCTACGGCGACGCCGTCCCCATCCTCCTCTACATCTGCCAGGCCTCCCACTTCCTCGACGTCGCCGCCTGcaacgcctcctcctccgccacccacgCCGCCCCGATCTCCGTCACCGATCCCCGCCTCGACGTCCTCTGCGCCCGCATCGTCAAGTACTACTCGCTCCGCCGCTTCGTCGCCGAGACGGGCCGCGCCGCCGAGGACTGGAACGCCGCGCACGACGCCGCGCTCTTCCACTACTCCTCCGGGATGCAGGCCATCATGGTCGCCGTCGGAGTCTGCGACAGGGTCAGCGTCTTCGGCTTCGGGAAGGCCGCCGACGCCAAGCACCACTACCACAGCAACCAGAAGAACGAGCTTGACCTACACGACTACGAGGCCGAGTACGCCTTCTACCGGGACCTCGCCGACCGACCGCAGGTAGTCCCCTTCCTCAAGGACACCGGCTTCACGGTCCCCCCCGTCGTCTTCTACCATTAG